A region from the Aegilops tauschii subsp. strangulata cultivar AL8/78 chromosome 5, Aet v6.0, whole genome shotgun sequence genome encodes:
- the LOC109755964 gene encoding pathogenesis-related protein STH-21 — MVAGCVITDECTLAVSTERMWKVVFSGEDTAALPQACAGFIDAVDVEGDGGPGSVSTMTLSPAAAELAGSGVMRSRLVARDNAARVLKTEVLEGSKVSGQLKSQVAEVKLEAAGEGACVAKLRVEYERLDGGGALSAEDRATLAAGYLDLLKMVEAYLVAHPAEYA, encoded by the coding sequence ATGGTCGCCGGCTGTGTCATCACCGACGAGTGCACCCTGGCGGTGTCCACAGAGCGGATGTGGAAGGTGGTCTTCTCCGGCGAGGACACGGCCGCCCTGCCCCAGGCCTGCGCGGGCTTCATCGACGCCGTGGACGTCGAGGGCGACGGCGGACCCGGCAGCGTCTCCACCATGACGCTCAGCCCGGCGGCAGCGGAGCTCGCAGGCTCGGGCGTGATGAGGAGCCGCCTGGTGGCGCGCGACAACGCGGCCCGGGTGCTCAAGACGGAGGTGCTGGAGGGCAGCAAGGTGAGCGGCCAGCTCAAGTCGCAGGTGGCCGAGGTGAAGCTCGAGGCGGCCGGGGAGGGTGCTTGCGTGGCGAAGCTCAGGGTGGAGTACGAGAGGCTCGACGGCGGCGGGGCGCTGTCGGCGGAGGACCGGGCGACGCTCGCCGCGGGGTACCTCGACCTGCTCAAGATGGTCGAGGCATACCTGGTGGCGCACCCCGCCGAGTACGCCTAA